The following proteins come from a genomic window of Miscanthus floridulus cultivar M001 chromosome 2, ASM1932011v1, whole genome shotgun sequence:
- the LOC136535664 gene encoding uncharacterized protein yields MTTPATMSFGAPGPRPGAAAAQGQGGRPPAAHQLPGGGVPRPRRLQYTGVTRGPSGDGWMASVLVDPERGSCRTIGPFSDPHAAALAHDRVAIAYLGDRARPNFPAAFHPIEQRFLRLCREREGQIDVCALVADPGMYEARYATFLRSVLRLKQWGEFNGLIVEFFISRASEIGDDILKEGGEKLEARFVEMHRNKAVDPQWRASYIRRVLQEQQNQQRQQQLQLQRQQQLQLQLQHKVTAAAVQPQQQRWGGSATAVPM; encoded by the coding sequence ATGACGACGCCGGCGACGATGAGTTTCGGTGCTCCTGGTCCTCGTCCTGGCGCTGCTGCAGCCCAGGGCCAAGGCGGGAGACCACCCGCCGCGCATCAGCTACCAGGCGGCGGCGTGCCGCGCCCGCGGCGTCTCCAGTACACCGGGGTGACACGAGGCCCGAGCGGCGACGGGTGGATGGCGAGCGTGCTGGTGGACCCGGAGCGGGGCTCGTGCCGCACCATCGGGCCGTTCTCGGACCCGcacgcggcggcgctggcgcacgACCGCGTGGCGATCGCGTACCTGGGCGACAGGGCGCGGCCCAACTTCCCGGCGGCGTTCCACCCCATCGAGCAGCGGTTCCTGCGGCTGTGCCGGGAGCGGGAGGGCCAGATCGACGTGTGCGCGCTTGTGGCGGACCCCGGCATGTACGAGGCCCGGTACGCGACGTTCCTAAGGTCGGTGCTGCGGCTGAAGCAATGGGGAGAGTTCAACGGCCTCATCGTCGAGTTCTTCATCAGCCGCGCGTCCGAGATCGGGGACGATATCCTCAAGGAGGGCGGGGAGAAGCTGGAGGCCAGGTTCGTGGAGATGCACCGGAACAAGGCCGTGGACCCGCAGTGGCGTGCCTCGTACATCCGCAGAGTCTTGCAGGAGCAGCAGAaccagcagcggcagcagcaacTGCAGCTGCAGCGGCAGCAGcaactgcagctgcagctgcagcacaAGGTCACCGCTGCCGCCGTGCAACCCCAGCAGCAGCGCTGGGGCGGCAGTGCCACCGCTGTGCCCATGTAA
- the LOC136535662 gene encoding pentatricopeptide repeat-containing protein At5g01110-like → MAIPRWPCRLPTAAAATKWSAGTLAVDLGGIGARPSTSALAAAATAAASSGRASECQSLLLRMSRRRGASRRDIVSSLLASSPTPQPQVFDLLIRTYTQSRKPREAFEAFRLLLGHRVPVPASASTALLAALSRAGWPHLAEEAYRLVLSSDAEVNAYTLNIMVHSYCKSLEFDRADTVISEMEKRCVFPDVVTHNVLIDARFRAGDVDAAIALVDSMANKGLKPGIVTYNSVLKGLCKHRRFDQAKEVFRTMDQCSVAPDVRSFNILIGGFCRVGEAEEAVKFYKEMQQRGVTPDVVSFSCLIGLFSRRGKMDHAAAYLREMKGFGLVPDGVIYTMVIGGFCRAGSMSEALRVRDEMVGLGCLPDVVTYNTLLNGLCKQHRLLDAEELLNEMKERGVTPDLCTFTTLIHGYCREGNFEKALQLFDTLLQQRLRPDVVTYNSLIDGMCRKGDLAKANELWDDMHAREIFPNHVTYSILIDSHCEKGQVQEAFSFLDEMVNKGNLPNIMTYNSIIKGYCGSGNVKKGQQFLQKMRQDNVLPDLITFNTLIHGYIKEENMHGAFNVFNIMEKEMVRPDAVTYNMVINGFSEQGNMQEAGHVFKKMGASGTEPDRYTYMSLINGHFTAGNSKEAFQLHDEMMHRGFAPDDKF, encoded by the coding sequence ATGGCGATTCCCCGTTGGCCCTGTCGCCTTCCCACGGCCGCCGCAGCCACCAAGTGGTCGGCCGGAACTCTCGCCGTAGACCTCGGCGGAATCGGCGCAAGACCCTCAACGTCCGCCCTGGCTGCCGCCGCGacggccgccgcctcctccggcCGCGCCTCGGAGTGTCAGTCCCTCCTCCTCCGCATGTCGCGCCGCCGCGGCGCCTCCCGACGCGATATCGTCTCTTCCCTCCTCGCCTCGTCCCCCACCCCGCAGCCGCAGGTGTTCGACCTCCTCATCCGCACCTACACCCAGTCCCGCAAGCCCCGGGAGGCCTTCGAGGCCTTCCGCCTCCTCCTCGGCCACCGCGTCCCCGTCCCGGCCTCCGCATCCACTGCCCTCCTTGCCGCGCTGTCACGGGCCGGGTGGCCTCACCTAGCCGAGGAGGCCTACCGCCTCGTCCTCTCGTCCGACGCCGAGGTAAACGCCTACACGCTTAACATCATGGTCCACAGCTACTGTAAAAGCCTAGAGTTCGATAGGGCTGACACTGTCATCTCCGAGATGGAGAAGAGATGCGTTTTTCCGGATGTGGTTACACATAATGTGTTGATTGATGCAAGGTTCCGTGCCGGAGATGTGGATGCAGCAATTGCATTGGTTGATTCGATGGCTAATAAGGGTTTGAAGCCTGGGATTGTGACGTACAATTCGGTTTTGAAGGGGTTGTGTAAGCACAGGAGATTTGATCAGGCAAAGGAGGTGTTCAGGACAATGGACCAGTGCAGTGTTGCACCAGATGTTCGGAGTTTCAATATTTTGATCGGAGGATTTTGTAGGGTTGGGGAGGCTGAGGAGGCGGTGAAGTTTTACAAGGAGATGCAACAGCGTGGTGTTACACCAGATGTGGTGAGCTTTAGCTGCCTGATTGGGTTATTCTCAAGGAGGGGGAAGATGGACCATGCAGCGGCGTACTTGAGGGAAATGAAGGGGTTTGGTTTGGTGCCTGATGGTGTGATTTACACAATGGTCATAGGTGGGTTTTGTAGGGCTGGATCAATGTCAGAGGCTCTACGAGTTAGGGATGAGATGGTTGGCCTTGGATGTCTGCCAGATGTGGTAACATACAATACCCTGTTGAACGGGCTCTGTAAGCAGCACAGGTTGCTTGACGCAGAGGAGCTTTTGAATGAGATGAAGGAGAGAGGGGTTACACCAGATTTATGCACTTTCACAACTTTGATTCATGGGTACTGTAGGGAAGGTAATTTTGAGAAAGCATTGCAATTGTTTGACACACTGTTGCAACAGCGTTTGAGGCCAGATGTTGTGACATACAATAGCTTGATTGATGGAATGTGCAGAAAAGGTGATCTGGCCAAAGCTAATGAGCTATGGGATGATATGCATGCTCGAGAAATCTTTCCCAACCATGTTACCTACAGCATCCTAATAGACAGCCACTGTGAGAAGGGACAAGTTCAAGAAGCATTCAGTTTTCTGGATGAAATGGTCAATAAGGGCAATTTACCAAATAtcatgacctataattccatcaTCAAGGGTTATTGCGGATCAGGTAATGTAAAAAAGGGGCAGCAGTTTTTGCAAAAGATGAGGCAAGATAACGTATTGCCAGATCTGATTACTTTCAACACCCTGATCCATGGTTatataaaagaagaaaacatgCACGGAGCTTTCAATGTGTTTAATATAATGGAGAAGGAAATGGTACGACCAGATGCTGTCACGTATAATATGGTCATAAATGGGTTTTCTGAACAAGGCAATATGCAAGAAGCTGGTCATGTTTTCAAGAAAATGGGTGCCAGTGGAACTGAACCAGATAGATATACATACATGTCTTTGATAAATGGTCATTTTACAGCTGGCAACTCAAAGGAGGCTTTCCAGCTTCATGATGAGATGATGCATAGAGGGTTCGCTCCCGATGACAAATTCTGA